The Sphaerospermopsis torques-reginae ITEP-024 genome has a window encoding:
- the kdpA gene encoding potassium-transporting ATPase subunit KdpA, translated as MGQGFLQIALTLCIVIAITPRLGQYIARVFLGESTILDPIMNPIERMFYLLGGVGEKEEMTAWQYIRAVISSNLIMGISVCLLISFQGILPWNPNGLGMPRWDIVLHTTISFLTNTDQQHYTGETTLSHFSQTAALGFLMFTSAATGLAVGIAFIRGLTGRKLGNFYVDITRAITRILLPLSIIGAIALLALGVPQTLEGTLAVQTLDGGTQYIARGPVASFEIIKLLGENGGGFFAANSAHPFENPNGASNLLEIIAMIAIPSSLIYTYGVFANNKKQTWLLFWMVFIIYIVMIWVTAVGELQGNPIINQALNTELPNLEGKEVRFGWAETALWAVTTTATMTGAINGMHDSLMPQGIFSSLFNLFVQIIWGGQGTGTAYLFIYLILTVFITGLMVGRTPEFLGRKIEQREIFLASVVLLIHPIMVLVPSAIALAYPISLSGISNPGFHGISQVVYEYASAAANNGSGLEGLKDNTLWWNLSSSFSILAGRYIPMIAILLLADSMSRKATVPQTRGTLRTDSLLFTTVTAFVTIILAVLTFFPVLALGPVAEGLKLASGS; from the coding sequence ATGGGACAAGGTTTTTTACAAATTGCGTTAACCCTATGTATTGTCATAGCTATCACACCACGATTGGGACAATACATAGCCCGTGTTTTTTTGGGAGAAAGCACAATACTTGATCCCATCATGAACCCGATAGAGAGAATGTTCTATCTATTGGGAGGTGTTGGTGAAAAAGAAGAAATGACAGCATGGCAGTATATCCGGGCTGTAATATCCAGTAACCTGATCATGGGTATTTCTGTGTGTTTGCTCATCTCTTTTCAGGGAATACTGCCTTGGAATCCCAACGGTTTGGGAATGCCCAGATGGGATATAGTGCTACATACTACAATATCATTTTTAACTAACACAGATCAGCAACATTACACAGGGGAAACAACATTAAGCCATTTTAGCCAAACAGCAGCTTTAGGGTTTTTAATGTTTACCTCAGCAGCAACAGGTTTAGCAGTAGGAATAGCATTTATTCGGGGGTTAACAGGTAGAAAATTAGGGAATTTTTACGTTGATATTACCCGTGCCATTACCAGGATATTGTTGCCCCTTTCAATTATTGGGGCGATCGCTCTCCTGGCTTTAGGTGTACCGCAAACATTAGAAGGCACTTTAGCAGTCCAAACCCTAGATGGAGGAACTCAGTACATAGCTAGAGGACCAGTTGCATCCTTTGAAATTATTAAACTATTGGGAGAAAACGGTGGTGGATTTTTTGCAGCTAACTCTGCCCATCCCTTTGAAAATCCCAATGGCGCATCTAATTTATTAGAAATCATCGCCATGATAGCAATTCCCTCATCCTTAATTTATACCTACGGCGTATTTGCTAACAACAAAAAACAAACTTGGTTACTGTTTTGGATGGTGTTTATCATATATATAGTTATGATTTGGGTTACAGCAGTGGGTGAACTACAAGGAAATCCCATTATTAACCAAGCATTAAACACAGAACTACCAAATTTAGAGGGCAAAGAAGTAAGATTTGGCTGGGCAGAAACAGCATTATGGGCAGTAACAACCACCGCTACCATGACTGGTGCAATTAACGGAATGCACGATTCCTTAATGCCCCAAGGTATATTTTCTAGCTTATTCAATTTATTTGTACAGATAATTTGGGGAGGACAAGGAACAGGAACAGCCTACCTATTTATTTATCTGATCCTGACCGTCTTTATAACTGGGTTAATGGTAGGACGCACCCCCGAATTTTTAGGACGCAAAATAGAACAACGGGAAATATTTCTGGCCAGCGTCGTCCTACTGATCCACCCGATCATGGTATTAGTGCCTAGTGCGATCGCCCTAGCTTATCCCATTTCCCTATCAGGAATCAGTAACCCCGGCTTTCACGGTATTTCCCAAGTAGTTTATGAATACGCATCAGCGGCAGCTAACAATGGTTCTGGCCTAGAGGGGTTGAAAGACAACACTTTATGGTGGAACTTGAGTAGCAGTTTCAGCATATTAGCAGGGCGTTACATTCCCATGATTGCCATCTTGCTTTTAGCTGATAGTATGTCTCGTAAAGCGACAGTTCCCCAAACTCGTGGTACTCTCAGAACCGACTCGTTACTATTTACCACCGTTACAGCTTTTGTCACCATCATTTTAGCCGTCCTCACCTTCTTCCCAGTTTTAGCCCTTGGTCCAGTCGCCGAAGGTTTAAAATTAGCATCTGGAAGTTAG